The sequence below is a genomic window from Dermacentor albipictus isolate Rhodes 1998 colony chromosome 2, USDA_Dalb.pri_finalv2, whole genome shotgun sequence.
AAGTCACGGGGCATACCgctttattctttctttattttttgtcgtcACGTTCTGCCGTAGCCACGTTAGAAGCCgatttatttaaatatttttaGACTTCTACAAATCGGCTCACAAAACCTgtatatagtagtagtagtagtagtagtataagacttttattcagccgaaaattacaggccgagcatatcgaccgcctgggtggccagtcgacgctgttcttcttcaccttcagcgccaagccagtcgagccaggtggtgatggaaagcgaagggggagggtaggaacttgattgctgagcagtcggacagtagaataggcaatgggataggtctgcataagtagaggggcagttgggacaggaggggtcggagcgatagcgatagagaaagaggcgggaaggggtaaccagtgcattcatttggatgtgccgcagaaggcgagcctccggcacagtgagtgatggatgagggggagggtagaggcgcttgtcgagacggagctggaggtaaacttccttgatagtgcggcgcagggagagtcccccagaatcctgcgagggccccgaccaggggatcaacggtgcccggttaaaaacatcacgggcgagctgatgggccagctcattgccgtcaatgcccgaatgcccagggacccagcggaggaaaacggtggaaggttgcagtgcggagaccgctcgttcgacctcttgttggagtgaatggggtagggtgCGGTTCTGTATGTGGCGAATGGCGGCTTGGGAGTCGGTGTATATCGTGTACTCTGGGAGCGAGGGCAGGGAGGGAAATGATTGTAGGGCATGTACAATGGCGAGGACCTCGAGAGAGAGTGCATCCGGAGGGTGTAGGTACGGCCCACTCGTGTGAGTTTCAGGTGCTGGGAGGTGGGGATGGTAGATAGCGTAGCCACAGGAACCTCGAGGGGCTATGAAAGAGGCATCCGTGTAGGCTACTCCCTGGGTAGTAAAGAGGGGGGAATGATGCTGCGCGGCCGCGTGACGACGACCGGCATGTAGGACAGGGGACATATTAGACGGGAGGAGGAGAATGCGAAGATTGGGCGCCGGGGTGGATTTTGGAGAGGTAAAGGAGGAAACGGGAATGGGAGAGATACCCGCCTGGGCCAGTAACCACTGACCCTGACGGGTAAGAGAAAGCCGGGCAAGCTGGGAGTcacggtggagagagagaagagaacgaagaggatggaagaggcctgtggcaaagagcttagcagtggaggtggtgatagggaggttgagagctgccttgtagaggccaacaagggcggtctcgagggtgttaagctgagtgtgggtgaaggaaacgtaaggcacaaagtacaggaacttgttgagggcgagcgcatgggcaactcggcacgcatgagcctcgtggaagcccgagcgccgagtgaccacgcgccgcaggaggtgagttaccgagtgacaagtcctgaccgcgtggtgtagggcttgcacattcttggctgcatgtaacgggaagccaagaactttgcattgggggacaacaggaatgggagagccggaaagatgtagggagattagggcgttgtgggagcgctggtatgaagagtagttaagaaggagaagctcggatttctccggagcaggtgacaagccagcagtggggagaaaggagttgatgagatcgaggccacgttgcagggtgtcctgtacgtgaccgggagaaccagacgaacaccagagggtgatgtcgtcggcataaaagaTGTGGTGGAGGTCAGGAATCTGGGCTAGTTGGGAGGCGAGAGAGGTCATAGCAAGATTAAAAAGGATAGGAGAGAGAACAGCACCTTGAGGAGTGCCACGGGTGAGCGGGTGGGGATCGGACAGATGTGTGTCCACTCGGAAGCGTGCCACTCGGTTAGAGAGAAAGGAGCGGAGATAAGAGTACATGCGGTGTCCGCAGTCCAGGGAGGAGATCTGCGACAGGATATGGTCGTGGCACACACCGTCGAAGGCCTTGCGGACATCAACAGTCACAAGAGCGTGGATCTGGCTGGGATTGGGTGAGAGAAAGGTGTGCTGGAGGATCAGGAACATGTCCTGTGCACAGACGCGCCGTCGAAAGCCGATAAGAGAGTGGGGGAAGAACTCTTTCGCTTCAATAAGATCAGAGAGGCGAGTCAAAGCCATTCGCTCAAGGGTCttgccaacacacgacgtcaaggagatagggcgaaggttagaaagggagggaggtttgcccggcttcggaatcaTAGAAATAAGAGAGGATGTCCAAGCGCTCGGCAAGCAGCCGCTGTCCCAGGCATTGTTGAAAGTCTGAAGGAGGAATTCCTTGGAGTGGTCGGGGAGGTTGCGGAGTGTAGTGTATGTGATGGTATCCTCACCGGGAGCCGAGCGAGAAGCATTAGCAGCCAGGGcagcttcgagctcccggagagtGAAAGGGCGGTCGAGGTCTGGGTTAGGATCGCCAGAGTAGGCTGGGTAGGAAGGTGTGAGAGGGGGTGGGAGATACAAAGAAGTGAGCTTGTCAAAGACATCGGAGGGAGTCCCCTGAGTGAGGGCTTTTGCTAGAGTGGGAGCAAGTGTAGGCTTCGTACCTAAGAAAGATTTAAAAAGGGACCACGTGGATCGCGAGTGTAATGCAGAATCGAGGCCGTCACAAAGCGCACTCCAACGAGAATGCTCGAGGGACGTGCCATGGGCGACTATCTCGGCCCGCAGAGCAGCAATCCGAGAGGAAAGTTGGGCATTTTGGGGTTGGGAGCGCAAAGAACGTTGGAGACGTTTCATCCGACGCCATAAACGGAGAAAGTGAGGATCCGGGTCTGGGATAGGATGCCGTGAGCGAAGGCGACGACTACTGGTCGAAAGCGCAGCGGAGATGCGCGACATCCAGTCATCGTAAGATTCAAAGCAGGCGGAAAGGAGATTAGTGCGAAATGCGTGCCAGTCAGTGTGAGTGGTTGAGTGCGATCGAGGGATGTGGGAGAGTGAAGCGGTAATATGAATGAGGAAATGGTCGCTGAGGAGCGTTTCAGCTGTGACCTGCCAGTGAAAGGAAAGGGAGccccgagagaaagagaggtcgGGTGTCGTGGAGCGCTGTGAGACAATGCCCGCTCGTGTAGGGGAGCCAGGGGTATTAAGAAGGGTGAGGTGGCGTTCCTGGGCAAGACAGTGGAGAAGGCGGCCGGGCTTGAGGGTCTGGGGGTAGCCCCAGAgcgtgtgaggggcgttaaaatcgcccccAAGGAGGAGATGGGTGGTGGCGGGAATAGAATGAAGGAACTTGCCCAAGGCAGTGAACAAAGAGGATGTGGCAGGGGGGTTATAGAAAGACATAAAGGCGAGTGAGATGCGCGATGAAGGTTGGTAATACACAACACCAACTAAATATTTACGGAGGCTGGAGGGGATATCAAGTGGCTCGACGAGGACGTCGCTGCGTACATAAATGGACGCAAGCGGCGTGCCCGTCGTGGCATGGTAGGCGCGGTAACCTGGGACGGTGCGGGCCGTCCGAGTCTCCTGGATAAGGAGAAAATGGGGCAGGGAAGGGCGGGTGAGGAGATACTGGTGGAGGGGGGTCTTATTGTGGCGAAGgtttcgacagttccactgcacaatcTCGAGGTCCTCTCCACGCGCCATGTTTACGATAGATTAGAGGTAGAAGAGTTTGCGGGGACACGTTCCTTCTTTTTGGCCGGGGGCAGTGACTCCTGGAGGGAGCCCAGCATAGAAGCGAATGATTCCAATTGCTTGGATTGGGTTTGGAGGGTGGTGAGGATCTGAACAATCGAAGTTTCGAGCTGAAGCAAGCGAGTGTGGTGTGCAGTGGTGGTGGTTTCTACCAGGTCAGCCAATGGGGCGACCTGGGCGTTAGGGGACGGGGTGATGAGCGTGGCAAGGTGCTCATTTAGCTTGGTAAGCTGGGATGTAAGAGAGGAGGTTGTTGTCTTTAGGGTTTGTGTCAATGCGTGGATTTGCTGTTGTAAATCTTGGGAGATGCGCTGTTGTTCGCGCTGGTGACGCTCAAGCATTGCGAGCCGGAGATCGAAGGAGCGGTTCTCGTCAGTCAGGGATGGCGAGGGTATAGTAGGGGAAGAAAGGGATGCTTGCACCGAGGGCCCTTTGACTGTAGCGGCGTAGGAGCCTGGAGGTGATGGAGCCTGACTTGACGGAGATGCATGATTAGCGAAGGAGGCGGAAGAAGGGGTGGGCTTCGTGGCCCTGCGCAAAGCTGTGCGACGGAGAAACGCGGCTCTGGCACACTCGCGTTGTTTAGCGAGGAGGAAGGGGCAGGTGGGGTCGAGAGAGGGATGTGTGTTTACCTGGCAATGAATGCACCATGGTTGGGCACACGCGTGAGCGGTAGGATCTGCGGGTAGGGGTGCAGCACAGCGGCGGCACTTGGCCGGAACGTCGTGCTGAGGGCATTGGTGAGCACGGTGTCCCAGAGCAAGACAACGGGTGCATGTGGGGGGCTTAGGCTTATGAGGGCGGCATCGGAAAGCGACGCGTTTAAAATATACGAAGTGGGGTATGACGGTGCCAGCGAAGGTTATGAGCACAGATTCTGTGCTGCCCATCATACGAGCAGCGAGAATATCAGTCGTGTATGATTCAAGGTCATGCATGAGCTGAGTAGGAGTAAAGTGACCACCAACGTTATGAATGACGCCGAGGCAGGAAATGGGAGGATTGGGGGCATATGTTTTGACGGTGATTGGCTTACCGTGGAGCTGAAGATGCGTGAGAGAAAGTAGGAGTTGGGCGGTGAGAGGGGAGTGTGTTTTCAGAAATACAAGGCTCTGAGCTGGCTTGGCCTGAAGGGTGATCCCTGCGCTGGTTTTGGAGGAGAGATGTGCGGCGGAGACGATGGCGGCAAGCAAGTCGTAAAGAGGCAGCTTGGGAGTGAGGGTACCGGGCGGAAGCTGTATCCCAACTGAGATGAGCTCGGTGCGAGGGCGGGCGGCGGAGGCAGGTTTGCGGCTGGTACTGACGGTGCTCCAGCCGCTTTCTAATGATGGCGTATTATGGTCGTTGTCTGGGGACGACGTGAAATCCATCTCCGCCGACGAGTCGTCAGCCGGATACACAGTGGTCAAGGAGGTAGGGGCGACAGAAACACATCTCGAaacactgggaatgacattggcgGGCATAGAGTTTGCACTGTCCAGCACGGCAGAGGTGGTGGATCCGGTGGGAGCGGCTGCAACAAGCGCGTTCAGCTGCGATTCTGATGTCTGATTGCAGCAATTTACAACAGGCGCCAATGTGGCCGGAATAGACGCGGCGGCATCCGTGGCGGCGACGGTGAACGCTGCAGGCTGCGACACGTTCAGTGGTCCGGGACTCTTGGCGTCGCTGACAGCGTGGATCTTGGTCGTAGGAGACCTTGAGGCGACGAACGCCGACTGCGACGCGGCGGTCGAGTCAGAGCTCTCAGCGTTGCTCACAGCGTTGAACGTGGCCGGAATATGCACGGTGGCGTGTGCGGAGTGCAGGAACGCAGCCGGTTGAGGCAGGGCTGCCGGCTTAGAATTAGGCACGTCGCTGGTAACATTCAGCGTTGACAGAGTAGGCTCAGTGGCACTGGCGGCGGTAGAAGAGGAGGCCAGCGGGGCATTGGTGGCTGTCGGCTGCCGGGTCTTCGTGAGACGCTGCATTTCAGAGGTGCAGGCGCGGCGAGTTAGGGTTAGCGCGGCGCCGCGCCGCTTCGTAGATTTGGAGGGGCCTGGAGGGCCAGCCTGGCGTCGGACCGGGAGTCGTATGGTGTCCACTTGTGGCGGAAGTCTTCGTGAAAAGATGAAGAGTAGGCCCAGGGGCGGGCAAGGCCCTGGACCGGGCCAAG
It includes:
- the LOC139055780 gene encoding streptococcal hemagglutinin-like, giving the protein MQRLTKTRQPTATNAPLASSSTAASATEPTLSTLNVTSDVPNSKPAALPQPAAFLHSAHATVHIPATFNAVSNAESSDSTAASQSAFVASRSPTTKIHAVSDAKSPGPLNVSQPAAFTVAATDAAASIPATLAPVVNCCNQTSESQLNALVAAAPTGSTTSAVLDSANSMPANVIPSVSRCVSVAPTSLTTVYPADDSSAEMDFTSSPDNDHNTPSLESGWSTVSTSRKPASAARPRTELISVGIQLPPGTLTPKLPLYDLLAAIVSAAHLSSKTSAGITLQAKPAQSLVFLKTHSPLTAQLLLSLTHLQLHGSYAATVKGPSVQASLSSPTIPSPSLTDENRSFDLRLAMLERHQREQQRISQDLQQQIHALTQTLKTTTSSLTSQLTKLNEHLATLITPSPNAQVAPLADLVETTTTAHHTRLLQLETSIVQILTTLQTQSKQLESFASMLGSLQESLPPAKKKERVPANSSTSNLS